In Populus alba chromosome 9, ASM523922v2, whole genome shotgun sequence, a genomic segment contains:
- the LOC118035125 gene encoding origin of replication complex subunit 1A: MAETPKKSIQSPSKKLKKQTTSPSSVSATPQTPRTLDPPRRFSPRLSLKVNAPQEPFSPIEKPTKDSLDTPPNKLVEATRESRVDSSKTRRNLSKNELKKTPRGEKDNGCSKTPKSKSEVLEVGAEFSPVSPDQSETKKRRRGEEKEKERMVITRAMASKNKTAKTDKISGKKRVYYKKVVYDEGEFEVGDDVYVKRREDASSDDEVPELEECRVCFKAGKAVMIECDDCLGGFHLKCLKPPLKIVPDGDWICGFCEARKLGKEVQLPRPPPGKKLARTLRDKLLSSDLWAAHIESIWKEADGSYWFRGRWYTIPEETSAGRQPHNLRRELYQTNDFAEIEMESIIRHCFVLNPKEYAKAHDEGDDIFMCEYEYDIQWHSFKRLADIDNDDEEGEDSDTDEDWKSSKDAESDTDEDVEYEEEKVKNLQSRASSAHELAANSRKGKFFGLQKIGTKRIPEHVRCHKQTELEKAKAALVLAKLPKSLPCRNKEMEEISAFVKGAICDNQCLGRCLYVHGVPGTGKTMSVLAVMRNLKSEVDAGSIRPYCFVDVNGLKLASPENIYRAIYEALTGHRVSWKKALHLLNERFSDGKRIGKEDDRPCILLIDELDLLVTRNQSVLYNILDWPTKPHSKLIVIGIANTMDLQEKLLPRISSRMGIQRLCFGPYNYQQLQEIISSRLKGINAFEKQAIEFASRKVAAISGDARRALEICRRAAEIADYHIKKLSSNHNPAPEGKGLVGMSAVEAAIQEMFQAPHIQVMRSCSKLSKIFLAAMVYELYKTGMAETSFEKLAMTVSCICTSNAEAFPGWDILLKVGCMLGESRIILCEPGARHSLQKLQLNFPSDDVAFALKDSKEIPWLAKYL; encoded by the exons ATGGCAGAAACTCCAAAGAAATCTATTCAATCCCCAAGTAAGAaactcaaaaaacaaacaacatctCCTTCTTCTGTTTCAGCCACTCCTCAGACCCCACGAACACTAGATCCTCCTCGTCGATTCTCACCCCGTTTATCACTCAAAGTTAATGCCCCGCAAGAACCCTTTTCCCCAATTGAAAAACCCACCAAAGATTCACTCGACACCCCACCAAATAAATTGGTCGAGGCAACTCGAGAATCTAGGGTTGATTCGTCGAAAACCCGGAGAAATTTGagtaaaaatgaattgaaaaagacTCCAAGAGGCGAGAAAGACAATGGATGCTCAAAAACCCCGAAATCAAAGTCTGAGGTGCTTGAGGTTGGTGCTGAATTCTCTCCTGTATCGCCGGATCAATCGGAgacaaagaaaaggagaaggggtgaagagaaagagaaagagagaatggTGATAACGAGAGCGATGGCATCGAAGAATAAAACAGCAAAAACCGATAAAATAAGTGGAAAGAAGAGGGTTTATTATAAGAAAGTGGTGTATGATGAGGGTGAATTTGAGGTTGGAGATGATGTGTATGTGAAGAGGAGAGAGGATGCTAGCTCAGACGATGAGGTCCCAGAATTGGAAGAGTGTCGAGTGTGTTTTAAGGCAGGGAAGGCAGTAATGATTGAGTGTGATGATTGTTTAGGTGGGTTTCATTTGAAATGCTTGAAACCTCCTTTAAAGATAGTGCCTGACGGCGATTGGATTTGTGGGTTTTGTGAGGCAAGGAAATTGGGTAAAGAGGTTCAGTTACCAAGGCCACCTCCAGGGAAGAAACTGGCTCGAACGTTGAGGGATAAACTTCTTTCTAGTGATTTATGGGCTGCCCATATAGAAAG TATTTGGAAAGAGGCAGATGGCAGCTATTGGTTTCGGGGACGGTGGTATACGATACCTGAAGAAACTTCTGCTGGACGGCAGCCTCACAATCTGAGGAGAGAGCTTTATCAGACAAATGATTTTGCTGAGATTGAG ATGGAGTCTATCATTAGACACTGCTTTGTCTTGAATCCCAAGGAGTATGCAAAGGCCCATGATGAAGGAGATGACATTTTCATGTGCGAATATGAATATGACATACAATGGCACAGTTTCAAGCGTCTAGCTGATATTGACAATGATGATGAG GAAGGTGAAGATTCTGACACTGATGAAGATTGGAAATCTTCCAAGGATGCTGAGTCTGATACAGATGAAGATGTAGAATACGAAGAGGAAAAAGTTAAAAACTTACAATCTAGAGCATCCTCGGCTCATGAGTTAGCCGCT AACTCACGAAAGGGGAAGTTCTTTGGACTTCAGAAAATTGGGACAAAGAGAATCCCAGAGCACGTGAGATGCCACAAGCAGACTGAACTGGAGAAGGCAAAAGCAGCTCTTGTGTTGGCAAAATTGCCAAAATCTCTACCTTGCAGGAATAA AGAGATGGAGGAGATTAGTGCATTTGTAAAAGGTGCCATCTGTGACAATCAGTGTCTGGGTCGCTGCCTTTATGTTCATGGTGTTCCTGGAACTGGAAAG ACAATGAGCGTGCTTGCAGTAATGAGGAACCTGAAGTCTGAAGTTGACGCAGGAAGCATAAGGCCATACTGTTTTGTGGATGTTAATGGTCTTAAGTTGGCATCACCAGAGAATATTTACAGG GCTATATATGAAGCGTTGACTGGACACAGAGTAAGTTGGAAAAAGGCTCTGCATTTGCTAAATGAGCGATTTTCAGATGGAAAGAGAATTGGTAAAGAGGATGACCGGCCCTGTATTCTACTCATTGATGAACTTGATCTTCTTGTGACCAGAAATCAGTCG GTTCTATATAATATTCTTGATTGGCCAACGAAGCCACACTCTAAATTGATTGTGATAg GAATAGCAAATACTATGGATCTTCAAGAGAAGCTGCTCCCTCGTATTTCAAGCCGCATGGGTATACAAAGGCTTTGCTTTGGTCCCTATAATTATCAGCAGCTTCAGGAAATCATTTCAAGTCGCCTTAAAGGAATCAATGCATTTGAAAAGCAAGCTATAGAATTTGCTTCAAGGAAG GTAGCAGCTATTTCAGGAGATGCACGTCGAGCTCTGGAAATTTGCAGGCGTGCAGCTGAAATTGCAGATTACCATATTAAGAAATTGAGCTCCAATCATAATCCAGCTCCAGAAG GAAAGGGCCTTGTCGGTATGTCAGCAGTTGAAGCAGCAATTCAGGAAATGTTCCAGGCGCCTCATATTCAA GTAATGAGAAGTTGTTCCAAACTAAGTAAAATTTTCTTGGCAGCTATGGTGTACGAGCTGTATAAAACAGGGATGGCTGAGACATCCTTTGAAAAG TTGGCAATGACTGTTTCATGTATTTGTACAAGCAATGCAGAAGCATTTCCTGGTTGGGACATCCTCTTGAAAGTTGG CTGCATGCTAGGTGAAAGCAGGATAATTCTATGTGAACCAGGAGCTAGACACAGTTTGCAGAAGTTGCAGCTCAATTTTCCAAG TGATGATGTAGCTTTTGCATTGAAAGACAGCAAGGAGATACCCTGGTTGGCCAAGTATTTATGA